From Acinetobacter sp. ASP199, the proteins below share one genomic window:
- a CDS encoding putative zinc-binding metallopeptidase: MKYFECPKCEHQIFFYSTECHYCNNPIGYIASEKDMCTFEKRGEDEWIPLKSEYRATHYKPCYNYTHYQVCNWMIPGDCDEDYCESCQLTHIIPNLDDPEVINYWRRLEQAKRRFLYLTQRMNMMPRPKHSDDDVFGLRFHFLLPMDGKPVLTGHSNGLITMNAIEADVVYRETTRINMGENYRTLLGHFRHESGHFYLNVMQHLHPELIDEFREYFGDERQDYAAALQRHYEEGAPENWQEKYISTYATAHPWEDWAETWAHYLHIMETLETAFFAGLRVDGNGTTLASMSFKECPIGGKDFEHILDNWVTLTFNLNALNRSMGLEDAYPFKLTEVVKDKLRFIHRHVLEKAFKEDKLQFLQSISSL; the protein is encoded by the coding sequence ATGAAATACTTCGAATGTCCCAAATGTGAGCATCAGATCTTTTTTTACTCCACTGAATGCCATTACTGTAACAATCCGATCGGTTATATCGCCTCGGAAAAGGACATGTGCACTTTTGAAAAACGCGGTGAAGATGAATGGATTCCGCTAAAATCAGAATATCGTGCTACGCACTATAAGCCCTGCTATAACTATACCCATTATCAGGTATGCAACTGGATGATTCCGGGCGATTGCGATGAGGACTACTGCGAGTCCTGTCAACTGACCCATATTATTCCAAATCTGGACGATCCAGAGGTGATCAACTATTGGCGCCGTCTGGAACAGGCAAAACGGCGCTTTTTATATCTGACCCAGCGCATGAACATGATGCCACGTCCGAAACATTCAGACGATGATGTGTTTGGCCTGCGTTTTCACTTTCTCTTACCGATGGATGGCAAACCGGTTCTGACCGGCCATTCAAACGGCCTGATTACCATGAATGCGATTGAAGCGGATGTCGTCTATCGGGAAACTACACGAATCAATATGGGGGAAAACTACCGCACTCTTTTGGGTCATTTCCGCCATGAAAGTGGGCATTTTTATCTGAATGTCATGCAACATTTACATCCAGAATTGATTGATGAGTTTCGTGAGTATTTTGGTGATGAACGCCAGGATTATGCTGCTGCCCTGCAGCGCCATTATGAAGAAGGTGCACCAGAAAATTGGCAAGAAAAATATATCAGCACCTATGCCACGGCGCATCCATGGGAAGACTGGGCGGAAACCTGGGCGCATTATCTGCATATCATGGAAACGCTAGAAACAGCTTTCTTTGCTGGCCTGCGTGTGGATGGCAATGGTACAACCCTTGCGAGTATGTCCTTTAAAGAATGTCCGATTGGCGGCAAAGACTTTGAACACATCCTGGATAACTGGGTTACTTTGACCTTTAACCTGAATGCCCTGAATCGTAGTATGGGGCTGGAAGATGCTTATCCATTTAAGCTCACCGAGGTGGTAAAAGACAAACTGCGCTTCATTCATCGTCATGTTCTGGAAAAAGCATTTAAAGAAGATAAGTTACAATTCCTGCAATCAATATCTTCTTTATAA
- a CDS encoding TetR/AcrR family transcriptional regulator yields MSSVRQQNFLLRKEKILSMAESLLLDNIEDITLNELASEMDIAKGTIYKHFKSKNQLYLELIILNEKRLLEISKRFNTDFRTYVSEYMLYHLHNANRTILLHMIEERLTNTEKGLKELFQELYQVREERILSIRDITREYLDANNSSMSIRDYLSFIWTVTYGASLLLNSTSYQKAIGSRERLIELYVNQALMIAPNTPA; encoded by the coding sequence ATGAGCAGTGTAAGACAACAGAACTTTCTTCTGCGTAAAGAAAAAATTCTTAGCATGGCTGAAAGCCTGCTTCTGGATAATATCGAAGACATTACGCTGAATGAACTTGCCAGTGAAATGGATATTGCCAAGGGGACCATTTACAAGCATTTTAAAAGCAAAAACCAGCTGTATCTGGAACTGATTATTTTAAATGAAAAGCGTCTTCTAGAGATTTCCAAACGTTTTAATACGGATTTCCGGACTTATGTATCGGAATACATGCTTTATCATTTGCACAATGCTAACCGAACCATTCTGTTGCATATGATTGAAGAGCGCCTGACCAATACAGAAAAAGGCCTGAAAGAGCTGTTTCAGGAACTGTATCAGGTTCGTGAAGAACGCATTCTGAGTATTCGTGACATTACGCGTGAATATTTAGATGCAAATAACAGTAGTATGTCTATCCGCGATTATCTGTCTTTTATCTGGACAGTCACCTACGGTGCATCCCTGTTGCTGAATTCAACCAGCTATCAAAAAGCCATTGGTTCTCGTGAACGCTTGATTGAACTGTATGTTAATCAAGCCCTGATGATTGCACCCAATACCCCTGCATAA
- a CDS encoding heavy-metal-associated domain-containing protein produces MKFRIENMTCGGCARSVTATIKDLDEHARVEIDVEKKLVEIETGVHQDEIIAALTEDGFPPVAVK; encoded by the coding sequence ATGAAATTTCGTATTGAAAATATGACCTGTGGCGGTTGTGCACGTAGTGTCACTGCAACCATCAAGGATCTGGATGAACATGCACGTGTTGAAATTGACGTAGAAAAAAAGCTGGTTGAAATAGAAACTGGCGTACATCAGGATGAAATCATTGCAGCACTGACTGAAGACGGTTTTCCACCGGTAGCAGTTAAATAG
- the cueR gene encoding Cu(I)-responsive transcriptional regulator, which translates to MNIGQAAKRSGISAKMIRYYEEIGMLPAPKRSESGYRDYNDADIRMLGFIQHARALGFSSDQMKELLGLWRNEVRQSSEVKQLAQKHIATLEQKIRDMQAMVEILKQSVARCAGDERADCAILKDIEQGLDTNPFSSHH; encoded by the coding sequence ATGAATATTGGACAAGCCGCTAAACGCTCCGGCATCTCGGCCAAAATGATTCGCTATTATGAAGAAATTGGTATGTTACCTGCACCGAAACGTAGTGAAAGTGGCTATCGTGACTATAATGATGCCGATATTCGTATGCTCGGTTTTATCCAGCATGCACGTGCGCTGGGATTTTCTTCGGATCAGATGAAAGAGTTGCTTGGGTTATGGCGCAATGAAGTGCGGCAGAGCAGCGAAGTCAAACAGCTGGCACAAAAACATATCGCCACACTGGAACAAAAAATCCGGGATATGCAGGCCATGGTTGAAATTCTCAAACAATCTGTGGCGCGTTGTGCCGGTGATGAGCGTGCGGATTGTGCAATTTTAAAAGATATTGAGCAGGGTCTGGATACAAATCCATTCTCCAGCCATCACTAA
- a CDS encoding heavy metal translocating P-type ATPase, with product MQELSNTQLYQTTVQIEGMTCASCVARVEKALKKIEGVISAQVNLSTEKASISADRVIPYAEIIQKVERTGFNVAQQKFELDIEGMSCASCAARIEKALKKIPEVLEANVNLSTEKAYITAVSSLQQQVLVKAIQKAGFDVKADKLELNIGGMTCASCVARVEKALNKVEGVTVASVNLATEMAQVSGSNLIAADLIQAVKKAGYEAQLKTAKVNFAEQQNFQQKKAEETASLYRDLCIALALALPVFILEMGSHLIPSFHHFIAHNIGTQNSWYIQFVLTTLVLLFPGRRFYQHGIPALLRLAPDMNSLVTVGTAAAYLFSIVATFFPFLLPQATVHVYFEAAAVIIALILLGRYLEARAKGKTSQAIQYLIGLQPKTARVLQGGQWLDLPISEVQQGMIIEIRPGEKVAVDGVVTSGHSYVDEAMVTGEPVPVAKNIDDRVVGGTINQNGTLQIRATAVGEDSVLAQIIKMVEQAQGAKLPIQAAVDKVTLWFVPAVMGLALLTFVVWFLLAPEPQLTYALVNAVAVLIIACPCAMGLATPTSIMVGTGRAAEMGVLFRKGEALQLLQQTKVVAVDKTGTLTEGKPVMTDFQVLEGFNERQVLQLIASVEAKSEHPIAYAIVQAAKEQQIELIEVSEFDSITGAGIKAHVDHQDIQIGAERLMQQLGLNTENFSETASRLGQEGKTPLYAAINGQLAAIIAVADPIKDTTFKAIEELHRQGLKVAMITGDNPHTANAVAQQLKIDHVIAEVLPHEKVDAVKMLQKQHGIVTFVGDGINDAPALAQADVGMAIGTGTDVAIEAADVVLMSGNMQHVATGIGISQATIKNIRQNLFWAFVYNIALIPIAAGILYPFFGILLSPMFAAGAMALSSVFVVSNALRLKLYQPRSA from the coding sequence ATGCAGGAACTGTCAAATACTCAGCTGTACCAAACGACTGTGCAGATTGAAGGTATGACCTGTGCTTCTTGCGTGGCACGGGTAGAAAAGGCTTTAAAGAAAATCGAAGGCGTAATTTCGGCTCAGGTCAATCTATCTACGGAAAAGGCATCGATTAGTGCCGATCGCGTGATTCCCTATGCCGAGATTATCCAGAAAGTAGAGCGTACTGGCTTTAATGTTGCACAACAGAAATTTGAATTGGATATCGAAGGCATGAGCTGTGCCTCTTGTGCCGCCCGAATTGAAAAAGCCCTCAAGAAAATTCCTGAAGTGCTGGAAGCCAATGTCAATCTGTCTACTGAAAAGGCTTATATCACTGCAGTCAGTTCTTTACAGCAGCAGGTATTGGTCAAAGCCATTCAAAAAGCCGGTTTTGATGTCAAAGCAGACAAACTTGAACTGAATATTGGCGGGATGACTTGTGCATCCTGCGTGGCACGGGTGGAAAAGGCGCTAAATAAAGTTGAAGGCGTCACTGTGGCCAGTGTCAATCTGGCCACTGAAATGGCACAGGTTTCTGGTTCAAACCTGATTGCTGCTGATTTGATCCAAGCGGTTAAAAAAGCCGGTTACGAGGCACAACTCAAAACTGCAAAAGTGAATTTTGCCGAGCAGCAGAATTTCCAGCAAAAAAAAGCTGAAGAAACAGCTTCGTTGTATCGTGATCTTTGCATTGCCTTAGCGCTGGCATTGCCGGTATTTATTCTGGAAATGGGATCACATCTGATTCCATCCTTCCATCATTTTATTGCGCATAATATCGGTACGCAGAACAGCTGGTATATCCAGTTTGTACTGACGACTTTGGTATTGCTATTTCCGGGGCGGCGTTTCTACCAGCATGGGATTCCCGCTTTGCTGCGACTGGCACCTGATATGAACTCGCTGGTAACGGTGGGTACAGCGGCAGCATATCTGTTCTCCATTGTCGCAACATTCTTCCCATTTTTGCTGCCACAAGCCACCGTGCATGTCTATTTTGAAGCAGCAGCCGTGATTATTGCCTTGATTCTGTTAGGTCGTTATCTGGAAGCACGTGCCAAAGGTAAAACTTCACAGGCGATTCAATACCTGATTGGCCTACAGCCTAAAACTGCGCGTGTCTTGCAGGGTGGACAATGGCTGGACCTGCCCATTTCTGAAGTCCAGCAGGGCATGATCATTGAAATTCGCCCAGGTGAAAAAGTCGCAGTAGATGGTGTAGTGACCTCCGGTCATAGCTATGTCGATGAGGCGATGGTGACTGGTGAACCGGTGCCTGTTGCTAAAAATATTGATGATCGTGTAGTGGGTGGAACCATTAACCAGAATGGAACCTTGCAAATCCGTGCCACCGCCGTGGGTGAAGATTCAGTTCTGGCGCAGATCATTAAAATGGTCGAACAGGCGCAAGGTGCCAAACTGCCGATTCAGGCAGCTGTAGATAAAGTCACTTTATGGTTTGTGCCTGCGGTCATGGGCCTAGCCTTACTGACCTTTGTTGTCTGGTTTCTGCTTGCTCCTGAGCCACAATTGACTTATGCACTGGTTAACGCCGTGGCAGTTCTGATTATTGCCTGTCCTTGCGCCATGGGACTGGCAACACCGACCTCGATTATGGTCGGTACTGGTCGTGCGGCAGAAATGGGAGTGCTGTTCCGTAAAGGCGAAGCTCTACAGTTATTGCAGCAAACTAAAGTGGTAGCAGTCGATAAAACCGGAACCCTGACAGAAGGAAAGCCGGTCATGACCGATTTTCAGGTGCTAGAAGGTTTTAATGAACGACAGGTTTTGCAACTGATCGCCTCGGTAGAAGCGAAGTCTGAACATCCAATTGCTTATGCAATTGTGCAGGCTGCAAAAGAGCAGCAGATTGAATTAATCGAAGTAAGTGAATTTGACTCGATTACGGGTGCTGGCATTAAAGCACACGTGGATCATCAAGATATCCAGATTGGGGCTGAACGATTGATGCAACAGCTGGGTTTAAATACCGAAAACTTTTCTGAAACAGCCTCTAGATTAGGACAGGAAGGCAAGACACCCTTATATGCAGCAATCAATGGTCAACTGGCAGCGATTATTGCTGTAGCTGATCCGATTAAAGATACAACTTTTAAAGCCATTGAAGAACTGCATCGTCAGGGGCTAAAAGTCGCGATGATTACTGGCGATAATCCGCATACGGCGAATGCGGTGGCACAACAACTCAAGATTGACCACGTGATTGCCGAAGTCTTACCTCATGAAAAAGTCGATGCCGTAAAAATGCTGCAAAAACAGCATGGCATTGTCACTTTTGTTGGGGATGGCATTAATGACGCACCTGCATTGGCACAGGCTGATGTTGGCATGGCGATTGGTACTGGGACTGATGTAGCGATTGAAGCTGCAGATGTAGTGCTCATGTCCGGCAATATGCAGCATGTTGCAACCGGGATTGGCATCAGTCAGGCTACCATTAAAAATATTCGACAGAACCTGTTCTGGGCCTTTGTCTATAATATTGCGTTGATCCCAATAGCCGCGGGTATCCTGTATCCATTCTTTGGCATTTTGCTTTCGCCAATGTTTGCCGCGGGTGCAATGGCTTTATCATCTGTATTTGTCGTCAGCAATGCCTTACGTTTAAAGCTGTATCAGCCGCGATCCGCATAG
- the cysK gene encoding cysteine synthase A: MSTDSAFPTPNNLGIAVYSNNAEAIGNTPLVRINRAITGGATVLAKVESRNPAFSVKCRIGAALIADAEKSGKLKPGMHIVEPTSGNTGIALAFVAAAKGYPLTLTMPASMSIERRKVVKAFGANLILTEPAKGMKGAVDEAVRLVTEQPETYFLPQQFENPANPKIHEETTGPEIWEATGGNVDILVAGVGTGGTISGISRYFEKVRNKPIYSVAVEPAESPIIAQAKRGESLTPGPHKIQGIGANFIPGNLDLDLVDEVIAIESATAVEWARKTASQEGILVGISSGAAMAAAAQLAARPENAGKNIVVILPDGGERYLSSVLFEDISAE; the protein is encoded by the coding sequence ATGAGTACAGATTCAGCATTTCCTACACCCAACAATCTGGGAATAGCGGTTTACAGTAACAATGCAGAAGCAATTGGCAATACCCCCCTTGTACGCATTAACCGTGCCATCACAGGCGGGGCGACTGTACTCGCGAAAGTTGAAAGCCGTAACCCGGCATTTTCAGTAAAATGCCGTATTGGTGCAGCACTGATCGCGGATGCTGAAAAATCTGGCAAGTTAAAACCGGGGATGCACATTGTTGAACCAACCAGTGGCAATACCGGTATTGCACTGGCTTTCGTTGCTGCAGCAAAAGGTTATCCGCTTACACTGACCATGCCAGCCAGCATGAGTATCGAACGCCGTAAAGTGGTCAAAGCCTTTGGTGCTAACCTGATTCTGACTGAACCTGCCAAAGGTATGAAAGGTGCAGTAGATGAAGCAGTGCGTCTGGTGACTGAACAGCCTGAAACTTATTTCCTGCCACAACAGTTTGAAAATCCGGCGAACCCGAAAATCCACGAAGAAACCACTGGCCCAGAAATCTGGGAAGCGACTGGCGGTAATGTGGACATTCTGGTCGCTGGTGTAGGAACTGGTGGTACCATTTCAGGTATTTCACGTTACTTCGAAAAAGTCCGTAACAAGCCGATCTATTCGGTTGCAGTTGAACCTGCTGAATCACCAATCATTGCTCAGGCGAAACGTGGCGAATCATTGACGCCTGGACCACATAAAATCCAGGGGATCGGTGCGAACTTCATTCCGGGTAACCTGGATCTTGACCTAGTGGATGAAGTCATTGCGATTGAAAGTGCTACGGCAGTGGAATGGGCACGTAAAACGGCCTCACAAGAAGGGATCCTGGTGGGTATTTCAAGTGGTGCGGCGATGGCTGCAGCTGCACAACTTGCAGCACGTCCTGAAAATGCTGGCAAGAACATTGTGGTGATCCTGCCAGATGGTGGTGAACGTTACCTGTCATCGGTATTGTTTGAAGATATTTCTGCGGAATAA
- a CDS encoding metalloregulator ArsR/SmtB family transcription factor: MNTDLEITTMRDSADQVVGILKSLANTDRLIILCHLSQAELNVSQIENLTHIQQPTLSQQLMMLRKSDVVSTRRDGKQIFYSIKDQNLVVILNTLYQLYCVKA, translated from the coding sequence ATGAATACCGATCTTGAAATCACCACCATGCGTGATTCAGCTGATCAGGTGGTTGGCATCCTGAAATCTCTTGCAAACACTGACCGTCTCATCATCCTATGTCATCTTTCTCAAGCTGAACTTAATGTTTCCCAAATTGAAAACCTTACCCATATCCAACAGCCCACACTTTCCCAACAGCTGATGATGTTGCGTAAAAGTGATGTGGTCAGTACCCGCCGTGATGGCAAGCAAATTTTCTATTCTATTAAAGATCAGAATCTGGTGGTCATCCTGAATACGCTGTATCAACTGTACTGTGTAAAAGCTTAA
- a CDS encoding SulP family inorganic anion transporter, with protein sequence MSNSKPKLLQLLPAWSWLSHYNPVKFKSDVLASLIVVAMLVPQGMAYAMLAGLPPIMGLYASILPMILYAMLGSSSTLSIGPVAIISMMTFATLNPLFEVGSPVYIEAATLLALMVGIISLLLGLMRFGFLIQLISHPVIQSFIIASALLIAVGQFKFLVDVPLQANNLQQFVLSLLEYIHLIHWPSLVFGLLSIGLLIYLPKILKSQSIQSRIGSTDFLVRAVPLMLVALGICAVVYLNLQTQGIKTVGAIPSGFPPLSFPHWNWDLVLTLLPGATMIAMISFVESLSIAQATALQQRSQLNSNQELIALGVANISAGISSAFPVTGSLSRTVVNADAGARTPMAGVLSSLLIILVSLFFTGFFEDLPLAILAATIIVSIWKLVNFQPFINAWRYSRADGIAMWVTFFGVVLIDISTGLIIGIISTFVLMLWRISRPHIAVVGLIEGTQHFRNVQRHQVLTSDQVLSLRIDENLSFLNANAFKGFLINAVSGKDQLEHVILNCSSISAIDLSALEMLEDLNMELAKLNIRLHFAEVKGPVMDRLQESKLLKHLSGRIYLTHYQAIRDLSPDLFYDRSKDYSI encoded by the coding sequence ATGTCCAATTCGAAGCCAAAACTGCTGCAATTACTACCGGCCTGGTCGTGGTTAAGCCATTATAATCCGGTTAAATTTAAGTCCGACGTGCTGGCTTCGTTAATTGTGGTCGCCATGCTGGTGCCACAAGGCATGGCTTACGCCATGTTGGCTGGATTACCGCCCATTATGGGGCTATATGCCAGTATCCTGCCGATGATTCTATATGCCATGCTGGGCAGTAGCAGCACCTTGTCGATTGGTCCTGTGGCTATCATTTCCATGATGACCTTTGCTACGCTGAATCCTTTATTTGAAGTCGGTTCACCCGTCTATATCGAAGCAGCAACTTTATTAGCGTTGATGGTTGGCATCATTTCCCTATTATTAGGCTTGATGCGTTTTGGTTTTTTGATTCAGCTGATTAGCCATCCGGTGATTCAGAGTTTTATTATTGCTTCTGCGCTGCTGATTGCGGTTGGACAGTTTAAGTTTCTGGTCGATGTGCCACTACAGGCCAATAACCTTCAGCAATTTGTGCTTAGCCTGCTGGAATACATTCATCTCATTCACTGGCCAAGTCTGGTTTTTGGTCTGCTGTCCATTGGCCTGCTGATCTATCTTCCCAAAATTCTGAAATCCCAGTCCATACAAAGCCGGATTGGATCGACTGATTTTCTGGTGCGGGCTGTACCATTAATGCTAGTCGCTTTGGGAATTTGCGCTGTGGTGTATCTAAACCTGCAAACGCAAGGGATTAAAACGGTAGGTGCAATTCCTTCCGGATTCCCACCCTTAAGTTTTCCGCACTGGAACTGGGATTTGGTACTCACCTTGCTGCCAGGCGCGACCATGATTGCGATGATCAGTTTTGTGGAATCACTGTCTATCGCGCAAGCAACGGCACTTCAACAACGTAGCCAGCTGAACAGCAATCAGGAACTGATTGCACTGGGTGTTGCCAACATCAGTGCCGGGATTAGTTCTGCTTTTCCAGTTACCGGTAGCTTGTCACGTACTGTGGTCAATGCTGATGCTGGTGCCAGAACGCCAATGGCAGGTGTACTGTCTTCCCTGCTGATTATTTTGGTCAGCCTGTTCTTTACGGGTTTCTTTGAAGATCTTCCACTGGCGATTCTTGCAGCCACGATCATCGTATCAATCTGGAAACTGGTGAACTTCCAGCCCTTTATCAATGCCTGGCGCTATTCCAGAGCCGACGGGATTGCCATGTGGGTGACCTTCTTTGGTGTGGTGTTAATTGATATCTCGACGGGTCTAATCATTGGCATTATTTCCACCTTTGTATTAATGCTATGGCGTATTTCCCGCCCGCATATTGCAGTGGTCGGTCTGATTGAAGGGACACAGCATTTCCGTAATGTGCAGCGTCATCAAGTGCTGACTTCGGATCAGGTACTTTCCTTGCGTATTGATGAAAACCTGAGCTTCCTGAACGCCAATGCCTTTAAGGGCTTTCTGATTAATGCAGTCAGTGGTAAAGACCAGCTTGAGCATGTCATTCTGAACTGTTCCAGTATCAGTGCTATCGACCTCAGTGCTCTGGAAATGTTGGAAGATCTGAATATGGAACTGGCCAAACTCAATATTCGTCTGCACTTTGCTGAAGTGAAAGGACCCGTCATGGATCGCTTACAGGAATCCAAATTGCTAAAACATCTTAGCGGACGGATCTATCTGACGCACTATCAGGCAATTCGGGATCTTTCTCCTGATCTGTTTTATGATCGCAGTAAAGACTATTCCATTTAA
- the sstT gene encoding serine/threonine transporter SstT — translation MFSALSRMSLVSRIIIAIILGIGVALVFPEYAPYLSLLGDLFIKALKSVAPVLVFILVLASIANFKVGQGNSRMRPIMYLYAIGMFLAAVSAVIASVLFPSTLFLDIAAQGDLQPPGSLSEILKNLLLSFVANPVVAIAEANFIGILAWSVALGTAFRHASETTKTVLNDAANAINHVIRLVISLAPIGIFGLVAVTFAEAGIDTLASYGHLLAVLLGTMAFVALVVNPLLVALVTRANPYPLVFTCLRESGITAFFTRSSAANIPVNMDLAKRLGVSESTSSVAIPLGAAINMAGASVTITVLSLAAVNTLGINVDLTTMIILSVVATVSACGASGVAGGSLLLIPVACGLFGISSDIAMQVVAIGMVISVLQDSTETALNSSTDVLFTTAVDRASN, via the coding sequence ATGTTCTCTGCTCTTTCGCGTATGAGTTTAGTCTCCCGAATCATCATCGCCATTATACTTGGTATTGGTGTTGCACTGGTTTTTCCAGAATATGCACCTTACCTCAGCCTGCTCGGCGACCTGTTTATTAAAGCACTTAAATCTGTCGCTCCTGTCCTGGTTTTCATTTTAGTCCTGGCTTCTATTGCTAACTTTAAAGTTGGTCAAGGCAACTCTCGTATGCGTCCGATCATGTATTTGTACGCGATCGGCATGTTCCTGGCTGCAGTGAGTGCTGTGATTGCCAGTGTCCTGTTTCCAAGTACGCTGTTCCTGGACATTGCTGCACAAGGTGACTTACAGCCACCAGGCAGCTTAAGTGAAATTCTGAAAAATCTGCTGCTCAGCTTTGTTGCAAACCCGGTGGTTGCCATTGCTGAGGCAAACTTTATTGGTATTCTGGCTTGGTCCGTGGCACTGGGTACTGCCTTCCGTCATGCGTCTGAAACCACTAAAACGGTATTAAATGATGCAGCAAATGCCATTAACCATGTGATCCGTCTGGTGATTAGCTTGGCACCGATCGGTATTTTTGGTCTGGTCGCAGTAACTTTTGCCGAAGCAGGCATAGATACATTGGCAAGCTATGGACACTTGCTGGCGGTATTGCTTGGCACAATGGCGTTCGTAGCGCTGGTGGTGAATCCATTACTGGTTGCCTTGGTGACACGCGCCAATCCTTATCCACTGGTATTTACCTGTTTACGCGAAAGTGGCATCACTGCATTCTTTACCCGTAGCTCGGCTGCAAATATTCCGGTCAATATGGATCTGGCAAAACGCTTAGGCGTGTCTGAATCCACTTCAAGTGTCGCCATTCCACTGGGTGCAGCAATCAACATGGCTGGTGCATCTGTAACTATTACCGTGTTATCGCTTGCAGCAGTAAATACGTTAGGTATTAATGTCGATTTAACTACCATGATCATTCTGTCAGTGGTTGCGACTGTGTCTGCATGTGGTGCTTCAGGGGTTGCTGGCGGTTCATTATTGCTGATTCCAGTTGCATGTGGCCTGTTCGGTATTTCATCGGATATCGCAATGCAGGTCGTTGCAATCGGTATGGTGATCAGCGTATTGCAGGATTCAACTGAAACTGCTCTCAACTCATCAACTGATGTTTTATTTACTACAGCTGTAGACCGCGCATCTAATTGA
- a CDS encoding YoaK family protein yields the protein MPLQRLPIWIQLGAFFLAVNAGMINVLGLITVLHQSVSHMTGNISMLAMALVNWEPQHIVYLFLVTLCYVIGSMYSGLILGNSHFQLGRLYGYPLSLVALFILLSWVLLPYFPRYGLLWACTAMGVQNAMVSHYKGTIIRTTHLSGVLTDLGLSLGYKLRGLEVESRRTILHLLILIGFLIGGVVASCIYPYLKLNAFLIPAALSLSLSLIYWIIYLRYRRLQH from the coding sequence ATGCCATTACAGCGTTTACCTATCTGGATTCAACTGGGTGCATTCTTTCTTGCCGTAAATGCCGGCATGATTAATGTACTCGGTCTGATTACCGTCCTGCACCAATCCGTTTCCCATATGACCGGCAATATCAGTATGCTGGCCATGGCGCTGGTGAATTGGGAACCGCAGCATATCGTGTATCTGTTTCTGGTAACGCTATGTTATGTCATTGGCTCAATGTATAGCGGTCTTATTCTGGGTAACAGTCACTTTCAGTTAGGACGTCTTTATGGCTATCCGCTCAGCCTGGTGGCTTTGTTTATTCTGCTAAGCTGGGTATTGCTCCCTTATTTTCCTCGCTATGGCCTACTTTGGGCCTGTACAGCGATGGGCGTACAAAATGCCATGGTCAGTCACTATAAAGGCACCATTATCCGTACCACGCATTTATCCGGTGTATTGACCGATCTCGGGCTGTCATTGGGCTATAAGTTGCGTGGACTTGAAGTTGAATCTCGGCGGACTATCCTGCATTTACTGATCTTGATCGGATTTTTAATTGGCGGTGTTGTTGCCAGCTGTATTTATCCTTATTTAAAATTAAACGCATTCCTGATCCCGGCAGCACTCAGCCTGAGTCTAAGCCTGATTTACTGGATCATCTATTTACGTTATCGACGCTTACAGCATTAA
- a CDS encoding DUF2058 domain-containing protein, translating into MVKNALQAQLLKAGLVDNKKAKKLSKQAVHEKRTGDSSEAEIKAKIEQAKQEKLAKDQAIEQEKKAALQEKELKAAIMQMINQHKIRDTDGEIVYQFIDDSKIKKVYLNQQIYNALVAGSLVIARENESYAFLPKALADRINAKMEGFIIVNNSEKNEQTTDEEDPYAAYVIPDDLMW; encoded by the coding sequence ATGGTTAAAAACGCATTACAGGCACAATTGTTAAAGGCAGGTCTGGTCGATAATAAAAAAGCAAAAAAATTGTCAAAACAGGCCGTTCACGAAAAACGCACTGGTGATAGCAGTGAAGCTGAAATTAAGGCCAAAATTGAACAAGCCAAACAGGAAAAGCTGGCAAAAGATCAGGCCATTGAACAAGAGAAAAAAGCAGCACTACAGGAAAAAGAACTCAAAGCTGCCATTATGCAAATGATCAATCAGCATAAAATTCGTGACACTGACGGTGAAATTGTCTATCAGTTTATTGATGATTCTAAAATCAAGAAAGTCTATCTGAATCAGCAAATTTATAATGCCCTGGTTGCAGGCAGTTTGGTAATCGCCCGCGAAAATGAAAGCTATGCTTTCCTGCCTAAAGCGCTAGCGGATCGTATCAATGCCAAAATGGAAGGCTTTATCATCGTGAATAATTCTGAGAAGAATGAACAGACCACCGATGAAGAAGATCCATATGCAGCATACGTGATTCCGGATGACCTGATGTGGTAA